The following coding sequences lie in one Spinacia oleracea cultivar Varoflay chromosome 1, BTI_SOV_V1, whole genome shotgun sequence genomic window:
- the LOC110795185 gene encoding protein EARLY RESPONSIVE TO DEHYDRATION 15 — MDVLHPQSPPRSSRLNPNAPIFVPMRSYQTVEDFSDQWWDLVHSSPCFRDYWLQDCFDDVDVDGDCQIDEFDLPDFDDAFDLHLPKEEQKVEAEEKKELISMAALKWNESGGRTVEAPKYFEKAPKVMKSVKVSPRTIHQPR, encoded by the exons ATGGATGTTCTTCATCCTCAATCACCTCCTCGATCATCAAGGTTGAATCCTAACGCTCCGATCTTCGTCCCGATGAGATCGTATCAGACGGTCGAAGATTTCTCCGATCAGTGGTGGGACCTTGTTCACTCCTCCCCTTGCTTCCGAGATTACTGGCTTCAAGATTGCTTTGATGATGTTGATGTCGATGGTGATTGTCAGATTGACGAGTTTGATCTCCCTGATTTCGATGATGCCTTCGATCTCCATCTCCCAAAAG AAGAACAGAAAGTGGAGGCGGAGGAGAAGAAGGAGCTGATTTCAATGGCGGCGTTGAAGTGGAATGAATCTGGAGGAAGAACAGTTGAAGCGCCGAAATACTTCGAGAAAGCGCCCAAGGTCATGAAGAGTGTGAAAGTGAGTCCAAGGACAATTCACCAACCGCGTTAG